In the genome of Tannockella kyphosi, one region contains:
- a CDS encoding MurR/RpiR family transcriptional regulator: MKSLFYRLIIFLDTTSELDTNYAIAWYMAHNFQKVSTMGISQLAQECYVSAATISRFCRSLGYENFAHLKQECYTFSSQSKKFNNLIDMPFDLMKENPLETTNQYAKKVAECMQDMSRYFDWNVADRILEAIHDHENIAFFGTQFSHSAALHLQTDLLMLEKFTLAHMEPERQLECAKNLTEDSIAVVITVNGYYTNASSKILQHLKKSNAKIILITSNENVDLGIPVDYTLLIGSRKNRKMGKHTLLMAMELLSLRYYALYYPSIKDRLDDDNYTT; the protein is encoded by the coding sequence ATGAAAAGTTTATTTTATCGTTTAATTATATTTTTAGATACTACTAGTGAATTGGATACAAATTATGCAATTGCATGGTATATGGCTCATAATTTTCAAAAAGTATCTACCATGGGGATTAGTCAGTTAGCACAAGAATGTTATGTTTCTGCTGCTACTATTTCACGTTTTTGTCGTTCTTTAGGATATGAAAATTTTGCTCATTTAAAGCAAGAATGTTATACTTTTTCTTCACAATCGAAAAAGTTCAATAATTTAATTGATATGCCTTTTGATCTAATGAAAGAAAATCCGTTAGAAACAACCAATCAATATGCTAAAAAAGTAGCGGAGTGCATGCAAGATATGTCTCGTTATTTTGATTGGAATGTGGCTGATCGCATTTTAGAAGCAATTCATGATCATGAAAATATTGCTTTTTTTGGAACTCAATTTTCACATTCTGCAGCTTTACACTTACAAACAGATTTATTGATGTTAGAGAAGTTTACATTGGCGCATATGGAACCAGAACGTCAATTGGAATGTGCAAAGAATTTAACAGAAGATAGTATTGCTGTGGTGATTACAGTAAATGGTTATTATACAAATGCTTCTAGTAAAATTTTACAACATTTAAAGAAATCAAATGCTAAAATCATTTTAATTACAAGTAATGAGAATGTTGATTTAGGAATACCAGTGGATTATACATTATTAATAGGATCAAGAAAAAATCGTAAGATGGGAAAACATACTTTATTAATGGCTATGGAATTACTATCATTACGTTATTATGCATTATACTATCCAAGCATCAAAGATCGCTTGGATGATGATAACTATACGACATAA
- a CDS encoding fumarate hydratase, protein MREINCQLITTTIKDMCIQANCHLPSDLQQRITAFHQAEDYSLAKDTLQVLIDNATLAKEKRMPICQDTGMVTIYITIGQEVHIVGGSLEQAIQQGVREGYEEGYLRKSIVSDPVFDRKNTFDNTPAVIHYTLVEGERFDIQVVPKGFGSENMSQVKMCKPSDGIEGIQAFVYDVVKSAGPNACPPMVIGVGIGGTFDKVTQLAKKAMIRTIGSNHPDERYALLEKQWLEAINGMGIGPAGYGGKTTALALHIETFPTHIAGMPVAVSICCHVARHTEVSL, encoded by the coding sequence ATGAGAGAAATAAATTGTCAATTGATTACAACAACTATCAAAGATATGTGTATTCAAGCAAACTGTCATTTGCCTAGTGATTTACAACAAAGAATCACAGCTTTTCATCAAGCTGAAGATTATTCATTAGCCAAAGATACACTGCAAGTATTAATAGATAATGCAACGCTTGCAAAAGAAAAAAGGATGCCTATCTGCCAAGATACTGGGATGGTTACTATCTATATAACAATCGGACAAGAAGTTCATATTGTTGGTGGAAGTTTGGAACAAGCAATCCAACAAGGAGTTCGAGAAGGATATGAAGAGGGATATTTACGTAAGTCAATTGTAAGTGATCCTGTTTTTGATCGAAAGAATACATTTGATAATACACCTGCTGTTATTCATTATACGTTGGTGGAAGGGGAAAGATTTGATATTCAAGTTGTTCCCAAAGGTTTTGGTTCTGAAAATATGTCACAGGTTAAGATGTGTAAACCAAGTGATGGGATTGAAGGAATCCAGGCTTTTGTTTATGATGTTGTGAAAAGTGCTGGGCCGAATGCTTGTCCACCGATGGTGATTGGTGTTGGGATTGGAGGTACTTTTGATAAAGTAACTCAATTAGCTAAAAAGGCAATGATTCGTACCATTGGATCCAATCACCCTGATGAACGTTATGCATTGTTAGAAAAACAATGGTTAGAAGCTATTAATGGAATGGGAATTGGACCAGCAGGTTATGGTGGTAAGACAACAGCGTTAGCACTGCATATTGAAACATTTCCAACTCATATTGCAGGAATGCCAGTAGCAGTAAGTATTTGTTGCCATGTGGCTAGACATACGGAGGTATCTTTATAA